In Pomacea canaliculata isolate SZHN2017 linkage group LG12, ASM307304v1, whole genome shotgun sequence, a single genomic region encodes these proteins:
- the LOC112553170 gene encoding beta-1,3-glucan-binding protein-like, whose product MRLLLVLVVVTAVTGKKLPEFFREKDGSIRVLVPDLKDSHDVSLIVANEDSQAAPVSLTKTDDGQWKGVLNKVKTKHGGVLNYVLQYHKFDTLHQLARSTEVFNLPELPPSQRFLQRRATVVFFDDFSSGKVDPSKWQHAITGDGGGNHEFNMYTPEAANSYVKNGVLYIHPTLTVDRFGANFLTNGNLDVKAIWGSCTDNARSGCHLQGHSIPPIMSAKLSSTQHIRYGKIEVVAKLPKGDWLWPAIWLLPSEWHYGGWPASGEIDIMEARGNLHYHSPEGWTMGADVDYSTVHYGPAWNNKRSFGSPYTLRGTTLGDAYHTFWIDWTQNYIKIGVDDHTSIAHNTPAAGYWHEGQFSGTNIWANGGKDAPFDRPFYLILNVAVGGTWFNHANANQPYAQPWSDGGSDAAMRTAFWDARHLWQATWHGDDVAMKVRSVKMTQY is encoded by the exons ATGCGGTTGCTTCTTGTGCTGGTTGTGGTGACGGCGGTCACCGGGAAGAAGCTGCCAGAGTTTTTCCGTGAGAAGGATGGCAGCATTCGAGTTCTGGTGCCAG ATTTGAAGGACAGCCATGATGTTTCTCTTATTGTGGCCAACGAGGATTCCCAGGCGGCACCAGTGTCGCTGACTAAAACAG ATGACGGACAATGGAAGGGTGTTCTCAACAAAGTGAAGACCAAACATGGCGGTGTTCTGAACTACGTGCTCCAGTACCACAAGTTCGACACACTTCACCAGCTTGCGAGGTCTACTGAAGTCTTCA ATTTACCGGAACTTCCACCAAGTCAACGGTTTTTGCAGAGGAGGGCTACGGTGGTTTTCTTCGACGACTTCAGTTCCGGTAAAGTGGACCCCAGCAAGTGGCAGCACGCCATCACAGGCGACGGTGGCGGG AATCATGAGTTCAACATGTACACACCGGAAGCAGCCAACAGCTACGTCAAAAATGGCGTCTTGTACATTCATCCC ACGCTCACGGTTGATCGTTTTGGAGCAAATTTTTTAACTAACGGCAACCTGGATGTGAAAG CTATCTGGGGGTCCTGCACGGACAATGCAAGAAGTGGCTGCCATCTGCAAGGACACAGCATCCCACCCATCATGTCCGCCAAGCTCAGCAGCACGCAGCACATCCGGTACGGCAAGATCGAGGTCGTCGCTAAGCTGCCGAAGGGCGATTGGCTGTGGCCTG CGATTTGGCTGTTGCCCAGTGAGTGGCACTACGGCGGGTGGCCGGCGTCCGGGGAGATCGACATCATGGAGGCGAGAG GCAACCTTCACTACCACTCCCCTGAGGGCTGGACGATGGGGGCTGACGTGGACTACTCCACGGTGCACTATGGGCCTGCCTGGAACAACAAGAGATCTTTTGGAAGCCCCTA CACTTTAAGAGGAACAACATTGGGTGATGCTTATCATACCTTCTGGATTGACTGGACCCAAAACTATATCAA GATCGGCGTGGATGACCACACCTCCATAGCCCACAACACTCCCGCTGCCGGCTACTGGCACGAGGGGCAGTTCTCTGGGACCAACATTTGGGCCAATGGAGGCAAGGATGCGCCCTTCGACAGACCA TTTTACCTGATCCTCAACGTGGCTGTGGGAGGGACCTGGTTCAACCACGCCAACGCCAACCAGCCCTACGCCCAGCCCTGGTCAGACGGAGGTTCGGACGCCGCCATGCGAACGGCCTTCTGGGACGCGCGCCATCTGTGGCAGGCCACGTGGCATGGCGATGACGTGGCCATGAAGGTCCGCTCTGTGAAGATGACTCAGTACTAG
- the LOC112577102 gene encoding uncharacterized protein LOC112577102 isoform X1 — protein sequence MAWTVSHKYKAISVLCIILFCLSILYGEIFLSKTQQSSSVQPNKPMEYNVTMVSAFIDIGEFGKGARNIKRDHRIYQNWSWAYSAIYSPLVFYTDSPSFADHMQHVRQKQPDLTKIILVNRTSLWAFQLRDAIAAIYRAGYPKHYPNTVYPDYTCVTHAKFEFVKDAILNNYFNSRHVVWVDVGYFRDMWTRHNKTTAFTMHLLANLDPKRVLCTQVGAPNFTMAWRDIFWKNINWVAGGFFLAKRQVMVNFVLQYQRAVELFLRLNQSQVEQHVLYSIYTGEGREIVKPTIELQPIVSRWFDLGFNSLVPVNDSSLS from the exons ATGGCGTGGACTGTATCGCACAAATACAAGGCCATCTCAGTGCTGTGCATCATTCTTTTCTGCTTGTCCATCCTCTATGGGGAAATTTTCTTATCcaag ACACAACAAAGCAGCAGTGTGCAGCCTAACAAACCCATGGAATACAATGTCACGATGGTCAGCGCCTTCATAGACATTGGCGAGTTCGGCAAAGGTGCCCGGAACATTAAGCGCGACCACAGGATCTACCAGAACTGGTCATGGGCCTACTCCGCCATCTACTCGCCGCTTGTATTCTACACGGACTCCCCGTCCTTCGCCGACCACATGCAGCACGTGCGACAGAAACAGCCGGACCTCACTAAGATTATCCTCGTCAACCGCACCAGCCTGTGGGCCTTCCAGCTGAGGGACGCCATCGCAGCCATTTACCGTGCTGGTTACCCTAAACACTACCCCAACACCGTCTACCCGGATTACACGTGCGTCACGCACGCCAAGTTCGAGTTCGTCAAAGACGCCATCTTGAACAACTACTTCAACAGCAGGCATGTGGTGTGGGTGGATGTAGGCTACTTTCGAGACATGTGGACACGGCACAATAAAACCACAGCTTTCACAATGCATCTTTTGGCCAACCTGGATCCCAAGCGGGTTCTCTGTACACAGGTGGGAGCGCCGAACTTCACGATGGCTTGGAGAGATATTTTCTGGAAGAATATCAACTGGGTAGCAGGCGGCTTCTTCTTGGCTAAACGACAGGTCATGGTGAATTTCGTGCTGCAGTATCAAAGAGCCGTGGAACTGTTCTTGCGACTAAATCAAAGCCAG gTGGAGCAGCATGTCCTATATTCTATTTACACCGGCGAAGGCAGAGAAATTGTAAAGCCAACAATAGAACTTCAACCGATTGTGTCACGCTGGTTTGATCTTGGATTCAACTCTTTAGTTCCAGTAAACGATTCTTCTTTATCTTAA
- the LOC112577102 gene encoding uncharacterized protein LOC112577102 isoform X2 — translation MEYNVTMVSAFIDIGEFGKGARNIKRDHRIYQNWSWAYSAIYSPLVFYTDSPSFADHMQHVRQKQPDLTKIILVNRTSLWAFQLRDAIAAIYRAGYPKHYPNTVYPDYTCVTHAKFEFVKDAILNNYFNSRHVVWVDVGYFRDMWTRHNKTTAFTMHLLANLDPKRVLCTQVGAPNFTMAWRDIFWKNINWVAGGFFLAKRQVMVNFVLQYQRAVELFLRLNQSQVEQHVLYSIYTGEGREIVKPTIELQPIVSRWFDLGFNSLVPVNDSSLS, via the exons ATGGAATACAATGTCACGATGGTCAGCGCCTTCATAGACATTGGCGAGTTCGGCAAAGGTGCCCGGAACATTAAGCGCGACCACAGGATCTACCAGAACTGGTCATGGGCCTACTCCGCCATCTACTCGCCGCTTGTATTCTACACGGACTCCCCGTCCTTCGCCGACCACATGCAGCACGTGCGACAGAAACAGCCGGACCTCACTAAGATTATCCTCGTCAACCGCACCAGCCTGTGGGCCTTCCAGCTGAGGGACGCCATCGCAGCCATTTACCGTGCTGGTTACCCTAAACACTACCCCAACACCGTCTACCCGGATTACACGTGCGTCACGCACGCCAAGTTCGAGTTCGTCAAAGACGCCATCTTGAACAACTACTTCAACAGCAGGCATGTGGTGTGGGTGGATGTAGGCTACTTTCGAGACATGTGGACACGGCACAATAAAACCACAGCTTTCACAATGCATCTTTTGGCCAACCTGGATCCCAAGCGGGTTCTCTGTACACAGGTGGGAGCGCCGAACTTCACGATGGCTTGGAGAGATATTTTCTGGAAGAATATCAACTGGGTAGCAGGCGGCTTCTTCTTGGCTAAACGACAGGTCATGGTGAATTTCGTGCTGCAGTATCAAAGAGCCGTGGAACTGTTCTTGCGACTAAATCAAAGCCAG gTGGAGCAGCATGTCCTATATTCTATTTACACCGGCGAAGGCAGAGAAATTGTAAAGCCAACAATAGAACTTCAACCGATTGTGTCACGCTGGTTTGATCTTGGATTCAACTCTTTAGTTCCAGTAAACGATTCTTCTTTATCTTAA